One genomic window of Micromonospora sp. WMMD1128 includes the following:
- a CDS encoding SpoIIE family protein phosphatase, with product MDGGPATVLVVDDSGPKRYLLVNWLNRAGFTTVEAENGTAALERVAGEPVDLVVLDVRLPDMSGFEVCERIKETYPSVPVIHVSAHAVDVVDRAQGLTRGADAYLAEPIEPEELVATAHAVLRYYQARRRAEQLAERLAALADATVEMHASPNFVRLLEAAASGAARIFRGPAAVVAETFDGDCLAGVAADPHTPAGIVPWVVDDTGVPIGTRVWVDQPGNWPLTDWPAGDTVTVAASRLREDRAPLYVVVPTSTQTVRTPVLVQLAQAVASAVEAQRSFDEEHRIAVTLQRSLLPRRLPEVAGLDLAVRYEPASAQTEVGGDFYELVMLDGHLLVAIGDVAGHSLHAATVMAELRHAVRAYAVEGHQPGVILDRVNELMRTLLPTELATICVLLLHPGTGLIRLASAGHLPALLSRDGRVEFVSQTAPLLGVRAPRPPDLEFVLPAGATLVLYTDGLIERRDATIDDGMAALGVVAARVDDDLDQFCQRLLTELAPPEINDDVAVVAVRRR from the coding sequence GTGGACGGCGGGCCGGCGACGGTGCTGGTGGTCGACGACAGCGGCCCGAAGCGGTACCTGCTGGTGAACTGGCTCAATCGGGCCGGGTTCACGACCGTGGAGGCGGAGAACGGCACCGCGGCGCTGGAGCGGGTGGCCGGGGAACCGGTCGATCTGGTGGTGCTCGACGTCCGGCTGCCGGACATGAGCGGCTTCGAGGTCTGCGAGCGGATCAAGGAGACGTACCCGTCGGTGCCGGTCATCCACGTCTCCGCGCACGCGGTGGACGTGGTCGACCGGGCGCAGGGGCTGACCCGGGGCGCGGACGCCTACCTGGCCGAGCCGATCGAGCCGGAGGAACTGGTCGCCACCGCGCACGCGGTGCTGCGCTACTACCAGGCCCGGCGGCGGGCCGAGCAACTCGCCGAACGGCTGGCCGCGCTCGCGGACGCGACGGTGGAGATGCACGCGTCGCCGAACTTCGTCCGGCTGCTGGAGGCCGCCGCGTCCGGCGCGGCGCGGATCTTCCGGGGGCCGGCGGCGGTGGTCGCCGAGACGTTCGACGGGGACTGCCTGGCCGGGGTGGCCGCCGACCCGCACACGCCGGCCGGGATCGTGCCGTGGGTGGTGGACGACACCGGCGTACCGATCGGCACCCGGGTGTGGGTGGACCAGCCGGGCAACTGGCCGCTCACCGACTGGCCGGCCGGCGACACGGTGACCGTGGCCGCCTCCCGGCTGCGGGAGGACCGGGCGCCGCTCTACGTGGTGGTGCCCACGTCGACCCAGACCGTGCGTACGCCGGTGTTGGTGCAGCTCGCCCAGGCCGTCGCCTCGGCGGTGGAGGCGCAGCGCTCGTTCGACGAGGAGCACCGGATCGCGGTGACGCTCCAGCGCAGCCTGCTGCCCCGGCGGCTGCCCGAGGTCGCCGGCCTGGACCTGGCGGTCCGCTACGAGCCGGCGAGCGCGCAGACCGAGGTGGGCGGGGACTTCTACGAGCTGGTGATGCTCGACGGGCACCTGCTGGTGGCGATCGGCGACGTGGCCGGGCACTCGCTGCACGCCGCCACCGTGATGGCCGAGCTGCGGCACGCGGTGCGGGCGTACGCGGTCGAGGGACACCAGCCGGGTGTGATCCTGGACCGGGTCAACGAGCTGATGCGTACGCTGCTGCCGACCGAGCTGGCCACCATCTGCGTGCTGCTGCTGCATCCGGGCACCGGGTTGATCAGGTTGGCCAGCGCCGGGCACCTGCCGGCGCTGCTCAGCCGGGACGGGCGGGTCGAGTTCGTGTCGCAGACGGCGCCGCTGCTCGGCGTGCGCGCGCCCCGCCCGCCCGATCTGGAGTTCGTGTTGCCGGCCGGGGCCACGCTCGTCCTCTACACCGACGGGCTGATCGAGCGGCGGGACGCCACCATCGACGACGGCATGGCCGCGCTCGGCGTGGTGGCCGCCCGGGTGGACGACGACCTCGACCAGTTCTGCCAGCGGCTGCTGACCGAGTTGGCCCCGCCGGAGATCAACGACGACGTCGCCGTGGTCGCGGTCCGCCGCCGCTGA
- a CDS encoding ATP-binding protein produces MSEPLLHLVLRVEQDIFLVRQRGREVASAVGLEHQDQVRIATALSEVARELLRGVGGADIAFAVDRDVTTGRARLRVDLSPVRPLPDGRYEPQSGAVARLVDSLQAITIEGDTVVRMSRRVPDHAAELTPERAARIRAELAERAPGSAVDELAAQNAQLIAALDEVRTQRDELAVLNSELAETNRGVMALYNQLTEELEETNRGVVALYAELDEKSAQLRAASESKSRFLANVSHELRAPVTAIIGLGRLLADSASDPLTGEQARQVGLIRSSAGDLLTLVNELLDLAKAESGRIEPDWSEVDLRAVFGQLRGTLRALATRPEVELVVEEPPTPATLRSDEVLLAQVLRNLLHNGLKFTERGEVRLRAERRDEAWSLTVTDTGVGIPPELHERIFEEFYQVPGTTRVGGTGLGLPYARRLVTLLGGTLELASAPGRGSTFTVVLPVGGV; encoded by the coding sequence ATGAGTGAGCCGCTGCTGCACCTGGTGCTCCGGGTCGAGCAGGACATCTTCCTGGTCCGTCAGCGCGGCCGGGAGGTGGCCTCCGCCGTCGGGCTGGAGCACCAGGATCAGGTCCGGATCGCCACCGCGCTCAGCGAGGTGGCCCGGGAGCTGCTGCGCGGCGTCGGCGGCGCGGACATCGCGTTCGCCGTCGACCGGGACGTCACCACCGGCCGGGCCCGACTCCGGGTGGACCTGTCGCCGGTCCGCCCGCTCCCCGACGGCCGGTACGAGCCGCAGTCCGGCGCGGTTGCGCGTCTGGTGGACTCATTGCAGGCGATCACGATTGAGGGCGATACCGTCGTGAGGATGTCCCGACGAGTACCGGATCACGCCGCGGAGCTGACCCCGGAACGCGCCGCTCGGATCCGTGCCGAGCTGGCCGAGCGCGCTCCGGGTTCCGCGGTGGACGAGTTGGCCGCACAGAACGCCCAGCTCATCGCCGCGCTCGACGAGGTGCGCACCCAGCGGGACGAGTTGGCGGTGCTCAACTCCGAGCTGGCGGAGACCAACCGGGGCGTGATGGCGCTCTACAACCAGCTCACCGAGGAGCTGGAGGAGACCAACCGCGGCGTGGTGGCGCTCTACGCCGAGCTGGACGAGAAGTCGGCCCAACTGCGGGCCGCCAGCGAGTCGAAGAGCCGGTTCCTGGCCAACGTCAGCCACGAGTTGCGCGCTCCGGTCACCGCGATCATCGGCCTGGGGCGCCTGCTTGCCGATTCCGCTTCCGACCCGCTCACCGGTGAGCAGGCCCGCCAGGTGGGGCTGATCCGTTCCTCCGCCGGTGACCTGCTGACTCTGGTGAACGAGCTGCTCGACCTGGCCAAGGCCGAGTCGGGCCGGATCGAGCCGGACTGGTCCGAGGTCGACCTGCGCGCGGTCTTCGGGCAGCTCCGCGGCACGCTGCGGGCGTTGGCCACCCGGCCGGAGGTGGAGCTGGTGGTCGAGGAGCCGCCCACGCCGGCCACGCTCCGCTCGGACGAGGTGCTGCTCGCCCAGGTACTGCGGAACCTGCTGCACAACGGCCTGAAGTTCACCGAGCGGGGCGAGGTGCGGTTGCGCGCCGAACGCCGCGACGAGGCGTGGTCGCTCACGGTCACCGACACCGGGGTCGGCATCCCGCCGGAGTTGCACGAACGGATCTTCGAGGAGTTCTACCAGGTGCCGGGCACCACCCGGGTCGGCGGCACCGGCCTCGGCCTGCCCTACGCGCGGCGGCTTGTCACGTTGCTGGGCGGGACGCTGGAACTGGCAAGCGCACCGGGCCGGGGCAGCACATTCACCGTGGTCCTGCCCGTGGGCGGAGTGTGA
- a CDS encoding SpoIIE family protein phosphatase has protein sequence MIADVVPDHGVWFRVDNGATAGGVRRAAERLGRQLELGASRVADLAIVTAEITSNLVKHAREGALLMRPARRDGRAGVELVAIDSGPGMADLTLSSADGHSTVGTLGIGLGAIARQSSRFDGYSRPGRGTVLTVQVWDGPPPEPDWAGGLARPITGEQDSGDGYAVRMADGRRQVLVCDGLGHGPLAAAATGAAVAAFRSAPAGPPEVVVRHLHAAISHTRGAALAVAEPDPRSGTLHYAGLGNIAAMIVATGERRRGLVSLPGIAGHQRPAIRGYDYPFPSGATLVMHSDGVVDRWDLDDYPGLAGRPPLLAAATLLRDAGTRRDDACVLVARVHQ, from the coding sequence ATGATCGCCGACGTGGTCCCCGACCACGGTGTCTGGTTCCGGGTGGACAACGGCGCGACCGCAGGTGGCGTACGCCGGGCGGCCGAGCGACTCGGTCGGCAGCTCGAACTGGGCGCGTCGCGCGTCGCGGACCTGGCCATCGTCACCGCCGAGATCACCAGCAACCTGGTCAAGCACGCCCGCGAGGGCGCTCTGCTGATGCGTCCCGCGCGCCGGGACGGGCGGGCCGGGGTGGAGCTGGTGGCCATCGACTCCGGTCCCGGCATGGCCGACCTCACGCTCTCGTCGGCCGACGGGCATTCCACCGTCGGCACGCTCGGCATCGGCCTCGGCGCGATCGCCCGGCAGTCGAGTCGCTTCGACGGCTACTCGCGCCCCGGCCGCGGCACCGTTCTCACCGTCCAGGTCTGGGACGGGCCGCCGCCCGAGCCGGACTGGGCCGGCGGGCTGGCCCGGCCGATCACCGGCGAGCAGGACAGCGGCGACGGGTACGCGGTCCGGATGGCCGACGGCCGGCGGCAGGTGTTGGTCTGCGACGGGCTGGGGCACGGGCCGCTGGCCGCCGCCGCCACCGGGGCCGCGGTCGCCGCGTTCCGTTCGGCGCCGGCCGGCCCGCCGGAGGTCGTGGTGCGTCATCTGCACGCCGCCATCTCGCACACCCGCGGCGCGGCGCTCGCGGTGGCCGAGCCGGATCCCCGCAGCGGCACGCTCCACTACGCCGGCCTCGGCAACATCGCCGCCATGATCGTGGCCACCGGCGAGCGGCGGCGCGGCCTGGTCTCGCTGCCGGGCATCGCCGGTCATCAACGTCCGGCCATCCGGGGGTACGACTATCCGTTCCCGTCCGGCGCGACGCTCGTGATGCACAGCGACGGCGTGGTGGACCGCTGGGACCTGGACGACTATCCCGGGTTGGCCGGCCGTCCGCCGTTGCTTGCCGCCGCGACCCTGCTCCGGGACGCCGGCACCCGCCGTGACGACGCCTGCGTCCTGGTCGCCCGGGTGCACCAATGA
- a CDS encoding ATP-binding protein — protein sequence MTTGLDLGVPATQAIRSDEDVVRVRQLVRTTAVAVRLSLVDQTKLVTAASELARNTLIYGGGGSAEVTTVSDGRRRGVRIVFADQGPGIPDLDLALTDGYTTGGGLGLGLSGARRLVDDFDIKTAVGEGTAITVTKWSR from the coding sequence ATGACCACCGGCCTCGACCTGGGGGTGCCGGCGACGCAGGCGATCCGTAGCGACGAGGACGTGGTGCGGGTCCGGCAGTTGGTGCGTACCACCGCCGTGGCGGTCCGGCTCTCCCTGGTCGACCAGACCAAGCTGGTCACCGCCGCCAGCGAGCTGGCCCGCAACACGCTGATCTACGGCGGCGGGGGCAGCGCCGAGGTCACCACCGTCTCCGACGGCCGTCGCCGCGGCGTCCGCATCGTCTTCGCCGACCAGGGCCCGGGCATCCCCGACCTGGACCTGGCCCTCACCGACGGCTACACCACCGGCGGTGGGCTGGGCCTCGGGCTCAGCGGCGCCCGCCGGCTCGTCGACGACTTCGACATCAAGACCGCCGTCGGCGAGGGTACGGCGATCACCGTCACCAAGTGGTCCCGATGA
- a CDS encoding STAS domain-containing protein, with protein sequence MERVPILKIGDILLVSIQVDMSDQTAIQLQEDLAERIVATGCHGVIIDITALDIVDSFVGRMLSTIASISKVLDAETVVVGMRPAVAITLVELGLSLNGIRTALNVERGMELIATTRADDRDVVFDDEDDETTATP encoded by the coding sequence ATGGAGCGGGTGCCGATCCTCAAGATCGGCGACATCCTGCTGGTCTCCATCCAGGTCGACATGTCCGACCAGACGGCGATCCAGCTCCAGGAGGACCTGGCCGAGCGGATCGTCGCCACCGGTTGCCACGGCGTCATCATCGACATCACGGCGCTTGACATCGTCGACTCCTTCGTCGGCCGGATGCTCTCCACCATCGCGTCCATCTCCAAGGTGCTGGACGCCGAGACGGTGGTGGTCGGGATGCGTCCCGCCGTCGCCATCACCCTGGTCGAGTTGGGGTTGTCGCTCAACGGCATCCGTACCGCGCTGAACGTCGAGCGGGGCATGGAGCTGATCGCGACGACCCGGGCCGACGACCGGGACGTGGTGTTCGACGACGAGGACGACGAGACGACGGCGACGCCATGA
- a CDS encoding STAS domain-containing protein yields the protein MALSGEQGGRLADLLSQHADRLTNRWIEIIAASLRGRLSRAELARQVQELHRAVTDVGRQGLGDLADEHGGELRAVLAEISTSRARQGFSATETAISVFALKDALLDLMEEEKSDTLLRDFVAFSALIDQMGLFTFETFVRARESLIADQAEQLLELSTPVVKLWEGVVAVPLVGTLDSARAQVVMERLLQTLVDTGSPYAIIDITGVPAVDTQVAQHILKTVVAARLMGADCIISGIRPQIAQTIVALGIEFGDIATKASLADALRHVLRLNGVETTSRRARREA from the coding sequence ATGGCGTTGAGCGGGGAACAGGGTGGTCGGCTCGCCGACCTGCTGAGTCAGCACGCGGACCGGTTGACCAACCGTTGGATCGAAATCATTGCCGCTTCGTTGCGCGGCCGGCTGAGCCGGGCCGAACTGGCCCGCCAGGTGCAGGAGCTGCACCGCGCCGTCACCGACGTCGGCCGGCAGGGTCTCGGTGACCTGGCCGACGAGCACGGCGGGGAGCTGCGGGCGGTGCTCGCGGAGATCTCGACCAGCCGGGCCCGCCAGGGGTTCAGCGCCACCGAGACCGCGATCAGCGTGTTCGCGCTCAAGGACGCCCTGCTGGACCTGATGGAGGAGGAGAAGAGCGACACCCTGCTGCGGGACTTCGTCGCCTTCTCCGCGCTCATCGACCAGATGGGGCTGTTCACCTTCGAGACGTTCGTCCGGGCCCGGGAGAGCCTCATCGCCGACCAGGCGGAGCAACTGCTGGAGCTCTCCACGCCGGTGGTCAAGCTGTGGGAGGGCGTGGTCGCCGTCCCGCTGGTCGGCACGCTCGACTCGGCCCGCGCCCAGGTGGTGATGGAGCGGCTGCTCCAGACCCTGGTCGACACCGGCTCGCCGTACGCGATCATCGACATCACCGGCGTGCCGGCGGTGGACACCCAGGTCGCCCAGCACATCCTCAAGACCGTGGTGGCCGCCCGGCTGATGGGCGCCGACTGCATCATCTCCGGCATCCGGCCGCAGATCGCCCAGACGATCGTCGCCCTCGGCATCGAGTTCGGTGACATCGCCACCAAGGCGAGCCTGGCCGACGCCCTCCGTCACGTGCTGCGCCTGAACGGGGTCGAGACCACCTCCCGCCGCGCCCGCCGGGAGGCGTGA
- a CDS encoding STAS domain-containing protein: MSLTVHTEQRGDVVVVSVAGELDMATAPQLQDQITDLLDKGRNRLVFDLAEVSFCDSTGLSVFVRAKNSCDEAGGVVRLAAPQRGVLRILEVSGLVEVLHTYPTVDEAVAGEPTPASS; the protein is encoded by the coding sequence ATGTCCCTGACGGTGCACACGGAACAGCGCGGCGACGTGGTCGTGGTGTCGGTCGCGGGCGAGCTGGACATGGCCACCGCACCGCAGCTCCAGGACCAGATCACGGACCTGCTGGACAAGGGGCGCAACCGCCTCGTGTTCGACCTGGCCGAGGTGTCGTTCTGCGACTCGACCGGGCTGTCGGTGTTCGTCCGCGCCAAGAACAGCTGCGACGAGGCCGGCGGCGTGGTCCGGCTGGCCGCCCCGCAGCGCGGGGTGCTGCGCATTCTCGAGGTCAGTGGTTTGGTCGAGGTGCTGCACACCTACCCGACGGTGGACGAAGCCGTCGCGGGCGAACCCACCCCGGCCTCCTCCTGA
- a CDS encoding MFS transporter → MTPPATPAAIAPTADVTPGSVAGATPATTPTPAVGPARGGLLVLVGMLLVAVNLRAAVTSLGALLDEIRVGLGLSGAMAGVVTTLPTVAFAGLGALTPWLVRRWAAPRVLVLAMIALTAGQVLRAATGSAAVFVLTSALALAGIAVANILLPMLVKQHFPHRTGLVTGAYTMALTVGTTVAAASAVPVAHAFGSWRAGLGVWAGLAALAVVPWVPLALRARAARRAADRSAAPTAVVAAPARVRPERTRLGWAMAVYFGAQSLSGYAIMGWLAQLFRDAGYRPEAAGLLLAGVTALGVPVALMMPTLAGRLATLRPLVLGLTAFSTVAYVGLALAPRGLAPLWVLLLALGQGAFPLILTTIGLRARTPEGTVALSAFAQSTGYVIAALGPLLVGILYGATGGWTAPIGFLLVALAVQTIAGMVIARPRYIEDER, encoded by the coding sequence ATGACGCCGCCAGCCACGCCCGCCGCGATCGCGCCCACCGCCGACGTCACCCCCGGGTCGGTGGCCGGTGCGACCCCGGCGACCACCCCGACCCCCGCCGTCGGTCCGGCGCGGGGCGGCCTGCTGGTGCTGGTCGGGATGCTGCTCGTCGCCGTCAACCTACGCGCCGCGGTGACCAGCCTCGGCGCGTTGCTCGACGAGATCCGGGTCGGGCTTGGCCTCTCCGGCGCCATGGCCGGCGTGGTCACCACGCTGCCCACCGTCGCGTTCGCCGGACTCGGCGCGCTCACCCCGTGGCTGGTCCGCCGCTGGGCCGCGCCCCGGGTGCTGGTGCTGGCCATGATCGCGTTGACCGCCGGGCAGGTGCTGCGCGCGGCCACCGGCTCGGCCGCCGTCTTCGTGCTCACCAGCGCACTCGCGCTGGCCGGCATCGCGGTGGCGAACATCCTGCTGCCGATGCTCGTCAAGCAGCACTTCCCGCACCGCACCGGGCTGGTCACCGGCGCGTACACGATGGCCCTGACGGTGGGCACGACGGTGGCCGCCGCCTCCGCCGTGCCGGTGGCCCACGCCTTCGGCTCCTGGCGGGCCGGGCTCGGTGTGTGGGCGGGGCTGGCCGCGCTGGCAGTGGTCCCCTGGGTGCCGCTGGCGCTGCGGGCGCGCGCCGCGCGGCGGGCCGCGGACCGGTCCGCGGCCCCGACGGCGGTGGTCGCCGCACCGGCGCGGGTACGCCCGGAGCGGACCCGGCTCGGCTGGGCCATGGCGGTCTACTTCGGCGCGCAGTCGCTCAGCGGGTACGCGATCATGGGCTGGCTGGCCCAGCTCTTCCGCGACGCCGGCTACCGGCCCGAGGCCGCCGGCCTGCTGCTCGCCGGCGTGACCGCGCTGGGCGTGCCGGTGGCGCTGATGATGCCCACCCTGGCCGGCCGGCTGGCCACCCTGCGTCCGCTGGTGCTCGGGCTGACCGCGTTCTCCACCGTCGCGTACGTCGGGCTGGCGCTCGCGCCGCGCGGCCTGGCGCCGCTGTGGGTGCTGCTGCTCGCGCTCGGCCAGGGTGCGTTCCCGCTCATCCTGACCACGATCGGGCTGCGCGCCCGGACCCCCGAGGGCACCGTGGCGCTCTCCGCGTTCGCGCAGAGCACCGGGTACGTCATCGCCGCGCTCGGCCCGCTGCTGGTCGGCATCCTCTACGGGGCGACCGGCGGCTGGACCGCCCCGATCGGCTTCCTGCTGGTGGCGCTCGCCGTGCAGACGATCGCGGGCATGGTGATCGCCCGTCCCCGCTACATCGAGGACGAGCGCTGA
- a CDS encoding FadR/GntR family transcriptional regulator, whose amino-acid sequence MTPTADSAAVPPRGHRVRQTIEQLRARILGGEWPVGGRIPTEPQLVAALGVGRNTVREAVRALVHAGVLECRQGSGTYVVSTDELAPVVARRFADDRMAEVIEVRRAFEVEAARLAALRRTPEDLAALDGALATREAAWRSGRVDEFVEADAALHTAVVAAAHNAMLAELYASVGAALRSTVAQAMGTALTDERYVDHGRLVEAIRAGDPARAAIEAGAFLEGPAGA is encoded by the coding sequence GTGACACCCACCGCGGATTCCGCCGCCGTGCCACCGCGCGGCCACCGGGTCCGGCAGACCATCGAGCAGCTCCGCGCCCGGATCCTGGGCGGCGAGTGGCCGGTGGGCGGGCGCATCCCCACCGAGCCGCAGCTCGTCGCCGCGCTCGGCGTGGGGCGGAACACGGTCCGCGAGGCGGTCCGCGCGCTTGTGCACGCCGGCGTGCTGGAGTGCCGGCAGGGCTCCGGCACCTACGTGGTGTCGACCGACGAGCTGGCGCCGGTGGTGGCCCGCCGGTTCGCCGACGACCGGATGGCCGAGGTGATCGAGGTCCGGCGCGCGTTCGAGGTGGAGGCCGCCCGGCTGGCCGCGCTGCGGCGTACCCCCGAGGACCTGGCCGCGCTCGACGGCGCGCTCGCCACCCGGGAGGCCGCCTGGCGCTCCGGCCGGGTGGACGAGTTCGTGGAGGCGGACGCCGCGCTGCACACGGCGGTGGTGGCCGCCGCGCACAACGCCATGCTCGCCGAGCTGTACGCCTCGGTCGGCGCCGCGCTGCGCAGCACCGTCGCCCAGGCCATGGGTACGGCGTTGACCGACGAGCGGTACGTCGACCACGGTCGACTCGTCGAGGCGATCCGGGCCGGCGACCCGGCGCGGGCAGCGATCGAAGCGGGTGCTTTTCTCGAGGGGCCCGCCGGGGCATAG
- the mscL gene encoding large conductance mechanosensitive channel protein MscL yields MLKGFKDFIMRGNVVDLAVGVVIGAAFTGVVTQLTKSFLEPLVRVVIVLITGKKDGLTGSTPMFRGIPFDWVAFVNAVITFLLTAAALYFLVVYPMNRLAERRKRGEEPPPAAPSEEVKLLTEIRDALVAGGQGTPAQRGALDDVLGRRQEPPAPR; encoded by the coding sequence ATGCTCAAGGGCTTCAAAGACTTCATCATGCGCGGCAACGTCGTCGACCTCGCGGTCGGTGTCGTCATCGGCGCCGCGTTCACAGGCGTGGTCACACAGCTGACCAAGTCGTTCCTGGAACCGCTGGTGCGGGTGGTCATCGTGTTGATCACCGGCAAGAAGGACGGGCTCACCGGCTCGACTCCCATGTTCCGGGGCATCCCGTTCGACTGGGTGGCCTTCGTCAACGCGGTGATCACGTTCCTGCTCACCGCGGCGGCGCTGTACTTCCTGGTCGTCTACCCGATGAACCGGCTCGCCGAGCGGCGCAAGCGCGGCGAGGAGCCGCCGCCCGCGGCCCCCAGCGAGGAGGTCAAGCTGCTCACCGAGATCCGCGACGCGCTCGTCGCCGGCGGCCAGGGCACGCCCGCCCAGCGTGGCGCGCTCGACGACGTGCTGGGCCGCCGGCAGGAGCCGCCGGCCCCGCGCTGA
- a CDS encoding benzoate/H(+) symporter BenE family transporter encodes MVGRLQPVLAGVVTALVGFASSFTVVLAGLRAVGADPAQAASGLLTLCVASGVCALWLGLRHRMPLAIAWSTPGAALLVATGPVPGGWPAAVGAFLLTGLLIVAAGLIPALGRAVAAIPTPLASAMLAGVLLPLCTAPVRALVEVPRLAGPVVLVWVLLHRFARRWAVPGALAVAVVAIALTTTGPARLDAAPVIALTTPAWTLPAIVGLALPLFLVTMAAQNVPGTAVLAGYGYRAPLGSALRVTGLATVLGAPTGAHAVNLAAITAALAAGPDAHPDPDRRWIASVTAGIGLALLGLGAGAATALVLLSPPVLVDAVAGLALIAALAGAVSAAVAQPDAREAAVVTLVVTASGVTLLGIGGAFWGLVAGWLMLLLFRRPTAPAPTAPAPTAPAPADRRGVGADLPASQQS; translated from the coding sequence ATGGTCGGTCGACTCCAACCCGTGCTGGCCGGCGTGGTGACCGCCCTGGTCGGCTTCGCCAGCTCGTTCACCGTCGTCCTGGCCGGCCTGCGCGCGGTCGGCGCCGACCCCGCACAGGCCGCCTCCGGCCTGCTCACGCTCTGCGTGGCAAGCGGCGTCTGCGCCCTCTGGCTCGGCCTGCGACACCGGATGCCGCTCGCCATCGCCTGGTCCACGCCGGGCGCGGCGCTGCTCGTGGCCACCGGGCCGGTCCCCGGCGGCTGGCCCGCCGCGGTCGGGGCCTTCCTGCTCACCGGCCTGCTGATCGTCGCCGCCGGGCTGATCCCCGCGCTCGGACGGGCGGTCGCCGCGATCCCCACCCCGCTCGCCTCCGCCATGCTCGCCGGGGTGCTGCTGCCGCTCTGCACCGCACCGGTGCGCGCCCTGGTGGAGGTGCCCCGGCTGGCCGGGCCGGTGGTGCTCGTCTGGGTGCTGCTGCACCGGTTCGCCCGCCGCTGGGCGGTGCCCGGCGCGCTCGCCGTGGCCGTGGTGGCGATCGCGCTCACCACCACCGGGCCGGCCCGGCTGGACGCCGCACCCGTGATCGCCCTGACCACGCCGGCCTGGACGCTGCCCGCGATCGTCGGGCTCGCGTTGCCGCTGTTCCTGGTCACCATGGCCGCGCAGAACGTGCCCGGCACCGCAGTGCTCGCCGGCTACGGCTACCGCGCCCCGCTGGGCTCCGCGCTGCGGGTCACCGGCCTCGCCACCGTGCTCGGCGCGCCGACCGGCGCGCACGCGGTGAACCTGGCCGCGATCACCGCCGCGCTCGCCGCCGGCCCGGACGCCCACCCCGACCCGGACCGACGCTGGATCGCCTCGGTCACCGCCGGCATCGGCCTGGCCCTGCTCGGCCTCGGCGCCGGCGCGGCCACCGCCCTGGTGCTGCTCTCCCCGCCGGTGCTCGTCGATGCGGTGGCCGGGCTCGCCCTGATCGCGGCGCTGGCCGGCGCGGTGTCGGCGGCGGTCGCCCAGCCGGACGCGCGGGAGGCTGCCGTGGTCACGCTCGTGGTCACCGCGTCCGGGGTCACCCTGCTCGGCATCGGCGGCGCGTTCTGGGGCCTGGTCGCCGGCTGGCTGATGCTGCTGCTCTTCCGCCGCCCGACCGCCCCGGCCCCGACCGCCCCGGCCCCGACCGCCCCGGCCCCAGCCGACCGGCGCGGGGTGGGCGCGGACCTGCCGGCCTCCCAGCAGTCCTGA
- a CDS encoding XRE family transcriptional regulator, with translation MDVGPRIRALRMERGISLSELARLAGVGKATLSGLENGVRNPTLETLYAITAQLGVPLTAVLSDPEQTPTVRGTAVGATLLEVFHDRDATYELYRMRVSPGPTQLSPAHQAGVTEHVTVFSGVLRAGPVDAPLTAGPGEYLRWTSDVPHGYAAVGDEQVRASLLLRYPRPSGKDN, from the coding sequence ATGGACGTCGGCCCACGGATCCGCGCCCTCCGGATGGAACGGGGCATCTCCCTGTCCGAGCTGGCCCGGTTGGCCGGCGTCGGGAAGGCCACGCTCTCCGGCCTGGAGAACGGCGTCCGCAACCCCACCCTGGAGACGCTGTACGCGATCACCGCGCAGCTCGGCGTTCCGCTCACCGCCGTGCTGTCCGATCCCGAACAGACGCCGACCGTACGCGGGACCGCGGTCGGCGCCACGCTGCTGGAGGTGTTCCACGACCGCGACGCGACCTACGAGCTGTACCGGATGCGGGTCAGCCCGGGGCCGACGCAGCTCTCCCCCGCCCACCAGGCCGGCGTCACCGAACACGTGACCGTCTTCTCCGGCGTGCTCCGCGCCGGCCCGGTGGACGCCCCACTCACCGCCGGCCCGGGCGAATACCTGCGCTGGACCTCCGACGTGCCGCACGGCTACGCCGCGGTCGGCGACGAGCAGGTCCGGGCCAGCCTGCTGCTGCGCTATCCACGTCCGTCCGGTAAGGACAATTGA